Proteins encoded together in one Papaver somniferum cultivar HN1 unplaced genomic scaffold, ASM357369v1 unplaced-scaffold_21, whole genome shotgun sequence window:
- the LOC113339512 gene encoding uncharacterized protein LOC113339512, which yields MDVVVGFPATIVSVSCPLSSDDYHGYGFWGSCNGLVCLTFCDAREINPPSIVVIWNPSINEYKKLPISPIEKSIASNSWRRLEDIQYDLHKHYVTPEFSRVPINGALHWKAYREPRGKKTEVILSFNAEKEISEEIQMPSLFNGMFCTTSCVLKESLYLLGYVSLLWVELWELKDHVVKDSRTRLFNIDIHKLFGHVAHLTPLRSFENGEILFGMDRNNAFNVVLYDPEHETTRALQVYDGMKTYSYCLYVCKESLVSPNSGTYLTQAETKDEESDSGKLSKEEDGFEV from the exons ATggatgtagttgtaggatttcctgcaactatagtTAGTGTCAGTTGCCCTTTATCATCTGATGATTATCATGGATATGGATTTTGGGGGTCTTGTAATGGTTTGGTTTGTTTAACTTTCTGTGATGCTAGAGAGATCAATCCTCCTAGCATTGTTGTCATCTGGAACCCGTCTATCAACGAGTATAAGAAGTTACCAATATCACCAATTGAAAAATCTATTG CATCTAATTCATGGAGAAGACTTGAGGATATCCAATATGATCTTCATAAACACTATGTTACACCTGAATTTTCTCGGGTGCCTATTAATGGAGCCCTTCACTGGAAAGCATATCGTGAACCAAGGGGAAAAAAAACTGAAGTAATCCTTTCTTTTAATGCAGAGAAAGAGATATCCGAAGAGATCCAAATGCCTAGCTTGTTTAATGGAATGTTTTGTACAACTTCGTGTGTATTAAAAGAGTCTCTTTACTTGCTTGGTTATGTTTCTCTCTTATGGGTTGAGTTATGGGAGTTGAAGGACCATGTAGTGAAAGATTCTCGGACTAGACTTTTCAACATCGACATACATAAGCTTTTCGGGCATGTTGCGCATTTGACACCCTTGCGATCTTTTGAGAATGgtgaaattttatttggaatggATAGGAATAATGCATTTAATGTGGTTTTATATGATCCAGAGCATGAAACAACTAGAGCTCTTCAGGTTTATGATGGTATGAAAACATACTCATATTGTCTTTATGTCTGTAAGGAGAGCTTAGTTTCTCCCAACTCGGGTACTTACTTGACGCAAGCAGAAACAAAAGATGAAGAAAGTGATTCAGGAAAACTCTCGAAAGAGGAAGATGGTTTTGAGGTATAA
- the LOC113339511 gene encoding F-box protein CPR1-like, translated as MSKILLMVNIPQDIILDILVRLPVKPIGRFRCVSKAWFKLLKGGEFVKMHHKNSNEMNKFNIKHYIINEFLIIGFDPSISTCTDLASVNCSTSSWGWAHDPDIVVIWNSCTNEYKKLPLSPSEESINKLSPTEQLGLQVQYGFIYDYKMEDFKVLSLGVYNNRPLCEIHVYTSRSNSWRRLEDIPYDLHNHCGLPYVAREPVNGAIHWKAFPEATGRETEVILSLYMEKELFEVIQMPNLCGGMFRTDICVLNESLCLIASIPMLSRVELWELKDYGVKDSWTKLFNIGHVIGLTPLRSFENGEILFWNVYG; from the exons ATGTCGAAGATTTTGT TGATGGTGAACATTCCACAGGATATCATATTAGACATCCTTGTCAGGTTGCCGGTAAAACCGATCGGGCGGTTCAGGTGCGTTTCAAAGGCATGGTTCAAGTTATTGAAAGGCGGTGAGTTTGTTAAAATGCACCACAAGAATTCTAATGAAATGAACAAGTTTAATATCAAGCACTATATCATAAATGAATTCCTCATCATAGGTTTTGATCCATCAATATCAACATGTACTGATCTTGCTAGTGTCAATTGCTCTACTTCATCTTGGGGGTGGGCTCATGATCCTGACATTGTTGTCATCTGGAACTCGTGTACTAACGAATATAAGAAATTACCATTATCACCAAGTGAAGAATCGATCAATAAGCTATCACCAACAGAACAGTTAGGCTTACAAGTTCAATATGGATTTATTTATGATTACAAGATGGAGGATTTCAAGGTTTTAAGTCTTGGGGTTTATAATAATAGGCCTCTGTGCGAGATCCATGTCTACACATCAAGATCTAATTCGTGGAGAAGACTTGAGGACATCCCTTATGATCTTCATAACCACTGTGGTTTACCTTATGTAGCTCGGGAACCTGTTAATGGAGCTATTCACTGGAAAGCATTTCCAGAAGCAACGGGACGGGAAACTGAAGTTATCCTCTCTCTTTATATGGAGAAGGAGCTATTCGAAGTGATCCAAATGCCTAACTTGTGTGGTGGAATGTTCCGAACAGATATATGTGTGTTAAATGAGTCTCTTTGTTTAATTGCCTCTATTCCTATGTTATCACGGGTTGAGTTGTGGGAGTTGAAGGACTATGGAGTGAAAGATTCTTGGACTAAACTTTTCAACATCGGGCATGTTATAGGTTTGACACCTTTACGATCTTTTGAAAATGGTGAAATTCTTTTTTGGAATGTGTACGGATAA